In Vicia villosa cultivar HV-30 ecotype Madison, WI linkage group LG7, Vvil1.0, whole genome shotgun sequence, the DNA window GTCCGCGGTTCTCCTCAGGTCCTTGTCCAAAGTGACCCCACGGCGAGCCACCACGGCCAATGTCATGATGATGTTGGTTGTgttgaatggaagcttgaatggaAGCCTGCAACCCTTTGCTAAAATCAAGACTAGGTATTTTGGCTAGTGAGGGTAAAGGCGATGGCGAAAATTTTTCCCTTGTTGGAATATTGCTAGCAACTTCGGAAACATGTTGATTAGTGGTTGTTGTCTTCACATCAGCAAGGTCTTGAAAAGTCAGGTTAACAGATTCATCTGGGATTCCTAGGTACAATGTTTCAAGATCAAGCAAAATTGGTTTTTCATCCATTAGAAACTCTATCTTAAGAACAAGTGCATTTGATTAGGCTATAGCTATGTGTTATATAATATAGAACTTTAGGCTTATGTTATATGGTTATAGATAAGACCACAACTATAttatatatgatgatgatgataggtTTGGAACTTTTAAGGTAAAGGGTGACACAAAAGGATGTTTTTAGACGTGTGATTTTGGTTACATTGGAAACAAAGACGATCATATATGGACAAACATTGCGTGTTATAAGGCCGGTCGAAAATTAAAATGTTTAGCTAAGAGTACATTAGATTCAATTCATAGATAACAATTGGCTCttatcatgtttttatttatttattttataaatatactaTTTTAATAAATGGTTGTTGCCTTGTAAGAGACATTAAGTCAAATGTTTGAAAAAgtactatataaaaaaatattgttgctTGCCAACTTAATTGATAGCTATGCAGAGATATCAGAGTGCACAGACACTTGTTCGTTAAGCCAATTTAATTGATAGTTATGCAGAGGTATCAGACTGCACAAACACTTGTTCGGAAAAATATTGTCGCTGTCCCGTTAAGCCAACTTAATTGATAGTTATGCAGAGATATCAGACTGCACAGACACTTGTTCAAAAAAATATTGTCGCTGTCCTGTTAAACCAACTTAATTGATAGCTATGCAGAGATATAGATATCGACTGCACAAACACTTGTTCGAACCTGCGGCAGATGAAATTCTAGCCACTAAGAAAATTGCTACCATTAAGAAAATTTCTCTTCCAAACATTAAACAGAAGATATTTTGCACCAATCAAACATGAAAACAATAGATATAACAAGTTGAACACGACATGTCCGGCCTAAACTAGAAAAGCTATAACATTATTGTAACTAtaagaaaaaaatctattttaaccATCCCTtctgaaaaggaaagaaaaactagACTGTGCAGTTAAGGAGAAATCTAAAATTTGTATGAAACTacctaaattaaataaaaatgaatgtaATCTAAACTTCAGTTAAGAATCAAGTTTAAGACTATTTTCATACATTCCCTCAGCAGTTGTTTCAAGATGACTAGTTAGTCATAATCTGTCTTGTTATGTGTATCCATTTCCATATCTTCATGATTGGGATGACAATTCAGATCTAATTGTGCCGCCGCATTCGCCTCAACAACCTCAAGCTGACCTTCATTCAGGCTTCCCTCAAGCTGACCTTCATTTAGGCTTCCCTCGTCCGATGAGTGGCTTGTATCTTGTCCTGATGCACCACCGCTACTGGTACCGGCTCCATCTCTATGATTCATTTGATCGTTTTGGAAAGCGGCTGCTTCAGAAGATTCTGATCGGTTTTTCTTCCTACGCATCATATAGGTATTGAACCGGCGCTTCACAGTCTCGCAGGGGACGCAGGTGCATGTTGGCTTATGTTTTCCTTGTCCGCTTGGTGGTTGAATGCACACGATGCAACTGCATCCAGGACGATGCCTCGGATGTTTGGTGGTGGCTCCAGCTGATGATGACTCACCGAGTTCAGCAAGATTGTCGCCTAAAATTGCTGCACTTGCAAGAGCGTCTAGGCTTGAAAGCTTGTCTTGTTCAATCGACTTACTCTTTTCGCCAATTTTTCTCTTTTTAGAAACTGCGAAAGACCGCGCGCAGCCAGAAAATATAAGAATTAATTATGCACTAATTAATCAACGACTTCCAACGGTGTTTCAATAAACAAGACTACTACAAAACGACGTATATATAAAATAGATAGAAGAATAGTACCTTTTCTGGTTCGCAGaagattttctttttcctttGGACTGAGCTGCTCTGATGCAGAAGATTGACTAGTATCGGATATAGTTCTCTTCCCAAAAACCGGTGGTTCCTGAATAAAATTAAGTAGAAGTCAAAAAGATAATCGAGATAACAATATTCGAGCATGATTCTCCAAAGTCGAAACTATATCATTCACAGTTTCACACTTACATCATATTCTTCGAATATCAGGCCCTCGATTGTCACGAGATTTGGCTTGACACTAGGCGGAGGACAAAGAAAGTATTGTGCTTCTTCCCACGTAAGTCTCAACTCTATAGAATCTTCACTACGAATGTGCAACCTCTTATTTTTCGGCCCAATGTTACGAGTCTTTTTCTTTTCTGAAACAGAAACCAGTTGCTGCAATGGCTCGGGGTTTATCACCGCATCACTAGGCGCGGTTTTAAGCCAATCATAAGTTCCGTTACCCAAACGCAGATGTTCTGAATGTCCATTTAAGTTCGGTTCCCCGTTACCTTTCGTTTTTTGAAAAAGATCAGAAAAACTACCTAATGAGTTCAGAATCTTAGTTCCACTAGAAAAGTTTGTACCCTTCGTCAAAATTCCGTTCGAATGAGCAGATGGAGAGCCATCCTGCTTAAATAATAGTTCTTttaatcatattttcaaaaataatcaaagaacaTAGATGTATTATCTAAAGAAGCTTAAGATAGTGTAGTTGAGAATCGTGTCATAACCTGTGTATCAATAGAATTCGTAGCCCTTCTAAAACCGAGTACAAATTTTTCTCCAGGTTCTATCCGACTAAATGTCACTATAGCAAAAAGATCGTATTAATGAGATGAAACAGAATATCAAGTAACTTTGAATAACTGTGCGAAATGAAAACACAATAGTATGTGCAGTAATCATGGCTTAGATTGATGTATATACCAGTATCGCCGGCATTTAATTGCAAGGCCTGTATGCAAGGAGTCACGCCCTCCAATACATACATCCTACTGTTATTATTAGGCCAAAACCTGAACTGAAAAGTCCACTCGTTCCCCTTAAAATCTTGGAACTGTAATGGAACACCTTCTGATTGCGAAATCGGAGGAAGAAAAGCCTGAAATTCAAATGTGGATTCGTCACGTGTCTCAATTACAGGAGAATAtgtatttctttaataaaaaatcGTTAAAATAGAGTCAATATGAATACCTCAGCACACGCTTTTGGGAGAACAAGGCGACCGATTCGACCTGCATCACTCGGACTTAACACCTTCTCGAATAATGGCACTATAGTAGACTTCAAACTGAGATAATAATGTTAAAGGAAACTATTAATGCAtcaactttgcaagtttaatagaTGTGTAATAGACCAAAATAATTAAGGCTTGTTTTAAATGACTTATATGAGCCTTTCTAATGGCATAAGTACTTTTGAGAGACTATTTGAGAGAATTTATAGAAACAGTGTATGGCATGTTCATACGCTGTTTTCAGCTTATTTCTTTAAGTACTTCATGATAGCTTATGAaaatagcttataacttatatgaAAATAGTTTGACTTTATTTTACTGTTAGTTTAAAAAATTGCTTATACATAAGCACTAAAGTAAGCTGTTTATCTAAATAGAGTCTAACTATAAAGGATACTCGCCAGACAACTTCTCCAATTCTTGATTAGTAATCCTTGGCCAGTATCGAGAAAGTAACTGACTTTTCCCTTTAACATCAACATATGGCCGTCCAATGCGTTCATGAGAAATCAAACCTTTATTTGCTTCAAGATTCATCGTAACCCCATTCTTCGTTTGATTAGTCAATAAAGGGTGAGATTTTTGCTCTTGCTGAAAAAGAGAAATCTTCAGCGAAAGTAGTTCATCCATATTATTTTTAGTCTCCTCCCATGTTGGCCGATTATTTTCCGACGTAGTAAGCCTCGATAAAGGACTAGAATGTTTCATCACATTTAAATATCCTCGATCCTCTTTGTTGAATCGACACTTAACTTCTCCGCTTTTTGGACCATTGCATGAAACCATGCCGTCTCTTTGAGCATGTGGCCAGCGGCTTGACTCACCAACTTCACCCGTTCTACACAACTGCAAAAGGTTTCCTTTGCCAGCAGCACGTTCAGCATATCGATCACTTGCATTGTTTTTGGTTGATAGAGTCAACCTATTAGATTTTTCAGTATCCTGTATCCATAAAAACATTCAAGTATACGAATAGGTCAAATTTAAGTCTCACAATGGCAGAGAATCAAACAACATATTACAGAAATGAATATTCAACTTAACCTTACCGGACAAAAATGGGAAATCTTGATGCAGCTAACACAGCCTACACCACCGGAATCAAGGTACTCGAACAAAGACCTTGACACAATACATCCACAGTGGACCGGctgcaaatcaaatcaaatcaaataataaaCTTCAATGTTCAAGAGAGACAAAAGAGACTTAAGTATAATTCAAATAGCACTTTTTTACCTTGTTACAATTGCTGCATTCCCTCCAACCGGCTTCATGACGGTGGAATACATCACAGAAAACCGAATTCTCATAGGCAAGTCTAAACACGACAAAATAAGTAGCATTTAGACAGTCATGCACAGAACAGAAAGGGTCAAGCATGTACACAAATGGTTACGTACTTCCTTCGGAATTAAATACAAGCAAAAATTGATTTAAAGTCTAATgagaaaaaaaatcttaaaagtcaaatgtATTTTGCCCAAATGTTAGAACAATACATTTgactttttaaattctttttgctTATATTTCATTTTGGATAGAGTATTATGCAGCCGCGCCCTCAAGGAATCTCTTTCGTTCGATGAAGACAGTTTTCATAATTTGacttcaactttaaaaaaaactcaaaatctgAGTCGATTAATCTTCATTTTCATCAAAAGACTGAGATTCGCAAAAGCGAGGATACAAGGAATCCAAATCCTCGAAAACCCGGAAAAGAAAAATGGTTGAAACTATTGACTAATCCAATTTCATCTCATAAAAAGACTTAAGTCAAATCCCGAAATCATTTACAAGAAACGCAACGCAACACATTCGGCAACCTAGCCCATTTACGTAGTCAGCACACATCATTGACTGTTAGATCGATATCAGACGTCTAAATTTCAAGCTTCgtattttattattgaaaaaatCAAAACTTGCATTGAAATTTAGACCGTCTGATCTCGATCCAACGATCACAGATACGTGCTAACTACGCAAATGCGTCAAATTAACTACTCCAGCCCATTCAAACCCCATTAACAATAACAAAAAGTAGTAGCAGATAAGTCAAAACCCCAAAATCACAGCATTATAGAATCAAATTCACGACAAAATCTCAGCTCAAGTAAAACAGATACAGGAACGAAATTTACCCGCACTTGTTGCAGAGTTTTGCAAATCCACCAGACATCAAAGACCACCCTTTCTTCCATTCACCACTTGAACCATCCTTACACAGTCTATTCATGCAAACTTCAACCCCCATATTGAACAGAGTCCAcaacaaatcaaagtcaaaaccctaaaaatcaaaaaccaaaaaactCAAATTTCAGCAAGATAAAACCATACACTACAAGAACAAGACAAAAAAACATAGATTAGATAATCTAAGACTCAAAACGAAAAACAATAAAAGGATAAACATAAACAGAACAAACAAAAAACAGAACAAaccttataaaaaaacaaaaacaactgtGTAGTGTTTTCTATGCACTGTTGTAATTGTAACCATGCACATAGAAAATCGTGTCGATTGTCAACGTTAATTGATGTCGAATTTCGACACTAACACTGAAGCGAAgaacaagaagtagaagaagaaaatatgaaAAGGTGAATATGAATGGAATGGAACATGGTAACCGTAAATAGTGAGAGAGGTTTTTATAGAGAGAGAAAGTGCATGCAAAATGCACAACACAAACGGAATACACGCACGCATAGAGATAACGATAGTGCAaaatgcatgcataaaaattcaaTACTCATTATTATTGTTTCCAACAAAACCATAATAACTCCGTTTACCTTATTTTTATGTTTCAGCTTTTTTTTCTGTCTCTTGTTTTTCTGCTCTTCAATACACCAAATTTTATAACGTTACCCTTTGCCACTGGTTTTCTAGGTTGACTCTAGATTGTTTTTGCCTTTCtttataacattttttaatttatttatattgagataattaatttttataaaattaaatatatttggaTTAAATCGAAAACCCTTGGATGAGATGGTAAAAATCTCTTACAATTTAACTAGAAGTTCGAAGTTCTGGAGTAGAACACAATCCTAAGCCCACTGTTTTTGAATGAGTTTTATTGTCTATAGTAGTCATttttagttcaaaagattaaTTTTTGTAATTGTACGTAAAAAATAcctgtttttcataaaaatatatatatattttcaataagaaaattgatattattattaattttttttaaatataacaagaatttattgtaaaattattttatacaatgTATACTCTATGACCtcattttttaattagttttaagaATATTCTTCAAGTATTTATTTTACATAATAGGAttgaatcaaatatattttttatacaagAAGATTATAAAATAGGAAAATCAAATAAGGAAATTATGGAtaaaaagtaatatatatatatatatatatatatatatatatatatatatatatatatatatatatatatatatatatatatatatatatatatatatatacttaatcCTATTTACGAACGAATGGTATTAAATATGGGAATCTAAAAaagttatatataaaatttaacaaAGTAGGATTGTAGTACTATCTTAGCATTAAAAAAACCATTTACCTTGCATGTATGGTTATAAAATTCTGACACTAaacaatttaatattaaattttgaataaaaaaattaaacataaagtcaaacattttttatatatcaaaatATCGTGTGGAGTTGCGTGGGacggtttgtattttttatatgtgGCTAAATTTCATAGCACCAAGTATTTAACaacctttaatatatatatatatatatatatatatatatatatatatatatatatatatatatatatatatatatatatatatatatatatatatatatatatatatatatatatatatatatatatatatatatatatatatatactttgatgaGACATTGTATTGTATGCTACAtccatttttttctaattttgatgAGAACTAAGAAATAATAGATAGATTATAATAggtttataaattatattaaatttctttaaaattataTCAAGGTCTGGCTGACCAGTGCCCTCATGACAATGgttaaatattctaaaaaaaagaaaatattttatagaaagttaaatattttaattttgaagacattaaatacgcagattaccgagataaatttactatttaaaAATGTTTAACCATTACCCTAAGAACACTGATTAGCATTTTCCAATAATCGATAATACTAAAGGTGGTGTCTAGTTTTCAaaatatatgatgtattttttctaagacatttatatataaaacaaaaggaAGAAAGAGAAGGACGAAAACTCAAGTCAACTAAAAACTAATAtacttaattataatttaaaagtcATATTTTATTCATTTCTGAAACTAATCTTCCTATTTAAAATTCAACCGTTTTTAGCAAGCTCAACTTTTGCGGAGGTCCTGTGTAGTTTAATTGTAGTTTAATTAGGGCGAAACAAATAGAGGCCCTATATTACCAAAGTTTAATCAATGTAAACATTTTATGAGGCTCTATTTTGCCACATGTTAAGTGtaaaaaatttgaggccctgtgcggtaggtTGTCTTGCACGCTCTCAAAGACGGTCCTAGTTTTTAGTTCCAAAAAACAATTCAACCATTTTCTCTCCTTTcacatttatatatttaaaattaattgcttattttttaaatgatatgTCGCTTATAAAATgtgataaattataatataaatttttttgcaGAATTTTATAGATAAAACAGGTCATTAAAAGCGTAAAAGAATAATAAAGAAAAACCTTAAAagctaaaaaaatataattaatacattactaaaaattaaattaacacataatcaatttcattacaaaaatataagggaaatcaaaattatttggcttaattataattttagacccctattttgtttttttttttaattttgatccctctattatAGAAACCACTATTTTAATCATCTTTTTAAGTTTTCTACGTAATTTTTtgttcttctattttatttttttctttttttctgcaaaattagtttatatttttgtctatttttcaacagaaaattaaacttaaaaggaatcaaaatcgtggttttaaaaatgagaggaacaaaattttaaaaaaaaacaaaatataaaaactaaaattataattaaatcaaattattttaatttaaaatagagCTAGTAGTTTCATGAAAagagttaaaaaaaaattcaaccgtttttagttaaaaaaaaaaattcaaccgtttttctctcttttcacatttatgtatttaaaattaattgcttattttttaaatgatatgTTACTTATAAAATgtgataaattataatataaatatttttttcagaGTTGTGAAGATAAAACAGGTCATTAAAGATTGGCACGTTATCAATTTTGAGcgtaaaaaaaacaataaaaaaaaccttaaaatataaataaaaatagttaataCATTACTAAAAATTTATTAcaaaaatataagagaaattaaaattattttaatttaaagacTCTCTTTGATAAGACATAAATTTGAGCTTGTGCATtataatttataacttataagctcatatgataattttgacatgtttgatAATGGTTTTTTATCACTAGTTTATTacttattttattagtttatagcttatttttcagacactattttaaatagcattttaccttataacttataatttatcattttttttatccttattattttagcattaactcatttttatcctttataattaattttaatttcaagttaaataattatgtattaaatatcttttatgttattttatatttataagttatttgaaccgctaattttactaaACACTTCAATTAGTTTATCAGTTATCAATCTCAACTATCAaccataagttataagctatcagtcatcaaccATGAGCTATAAATTATAAGCTACCAACTAGTTTATtaatcaaccgctatttttatcaaatataccTAAAATAAAGTGAGTAGTTTCATAAAAGGAGTAATTAAAATAGAAGAACCAAAATTATAATAAAGTCAAACTAATATTAGAGAAgtaataaatgattttttttcatttttaaattaatttttatatgatttttgtaaAAACAATATACCTTTATTAtaccttttttatttatatactttATACTTTGATAATACATTGTATTGTACTGTATGATGCATCCATTTTTTTAATGTGATAAGAAAGTAGACTATAATAGTtgtataaatttaaattattttatatttttataagataCACAATTTTACGtgtaaaatatctaaaataatcaATAATACTAAGGGTgggtgttttatttttttaaatatgatgATATATTTTGTATTAATGTATGTGAAATTAATATGCTAAATTATAATCTAATTTATCATATTTTACTTTATTCATGAAACTATTctctttatttaaaattcaatggtttttactctctcttttatatttttctatttacaATTAAATGACGTGTCACATGTAAATGTGACAAATcatcatattataattttaaagataaaaattataaataatgcaTCATTAAAAATTGACACGTTATTAATtttgaatgaaaaaaattaaaatagaaaaacttGAAAGATTAAATAtgcaattaatatattattaaaaatagacATGTTAtcaattttcttttcaaaattgtaaaaaaagtattacaaatattttaatgacTAAATTACAGATTTGGTCTTCTTATTTTTGTGTTTTCACGATTTTAGtctttctattttgtttttaaacacttttgATTCATCATCCTTACTTTAGCTACAAAAAAAGCTTATGTGTCACATTTTAAAATACGTTTTTTATCCTCATTATCACTTTTGGTCCCCCATCTCCATTTAAGGATGAGCTACTTATTTTAAAAGTGACACATAAGTGTTTTTTTAAAGTCAAGGTAAGATTGAGgaccaaaagtgtttaaaaacaaaatagagggatTAAAATCGTAAAAACACCAAAATAGGGGACAAAAACTATAATTTAgcctattttaaattaaaatataatgacTGGTTTCATAGATTAGGAAATTTGTACAGCCGTGATTTATGCTTCCACAGACCAGATTAATAAAAGACTTCTTTTGGAGGACttatcttatttttttctttccaacTCTCTCCCGTGAAATTTAATTGGAGACTTTAATGCCATTTTGAGTTCTCATGAACACAAAGGAAGGTTTATCCCTGTGGAACCTTGTTTTTGTTGGGTCATCTTGAGAAGTATATGTTGGGTCATCTTGAGGAGCATCCACATTGGGTCAAGAATAACACAGAAGTgaaagagacaccacatattccctcaaaactttaaggtgatgggtatgtgattttttttcacttataaaatgctcaacctccacttttctaagcaatgtgggactaacaaTTCACACTTGTACATAACAATCTCCCTTTCAAGTGTGAGTTCATCCACTATGATCCCCCTTAAGTGGAAGTTCTTTCATCCACATACATTTGAATCGTCGTTGCGGGTACTACAATGGGACAATCCGCCTGACCTCCATATTGTCGGGAAGACTTTCGGTACAAGGAGCCAGTCCATTAATTGAACCATCGGCTCTGATATCACTGTTAGGTCAACATAAGGAGCATCCACATTGGGTCAAGAGCAACACAGAAGTGAAAGAGACgccacatattcacccaaaactttaaggtgataggtgtgtgtgttctctcacttataaaatgcTTAACCTACAATTTTCTAAGCAATGTACTGCTAACAACTCACACCACATATTCactcaaaaccttaaggtgataggtgtgggAGTTCTCTCATTTATAAAATGCTTAACCTACAATTTTATAAGCAATGCAATACTAACAACTCACACTTGTACACAACAGTTTTGTAGGTAAAtaagtttttttgttttgatgatgacaattgtGAATAACTGTAAAAGATCAGAAAGATAAATATCAATATGATAACATCTATGAAGAATAAAATAAGATATTCAGCATGATAAGATGCAACATGATGTCAACTGCAAAAGATCTGAAAAGACAACACTCAATATAGTAAAGATGCAACCATTGTGAAAATCAAccaattaggggtgttcaaaaccaaaccaacccaatagaaaactgcaaaccaaaccaaagcaaatcgaaaccgcaaaaaaccgcatttggttcggattagtttgggtcatcttttaacaaaaccgcacggttcggtttgcggtttgtattttgtaaaccaaaccaaaccgaatcaaaccgcattatgctacaacctaacttttacttaactcaattCCAACCTAAACTTAAACCAATTATACCTTAGCTTATGATtatgaacaattttctcatccatacacatataatttcagtcccgatcttctcaaatttctaataacattatcgcacattctttgccacatacatctctcctcttcttctataatctctcctctcttttattctttctttttcagcttctcatttttatgtaaatgtttcgtatttcagtttcgtttttatcgcacatcttcttctctaatctctcaattttttttcaccttcactaatctctcgtctcttctattttttttgtttcattataataatttttatattttttatgctattattttatgtttaagattctacttttgtctaatttaatttttacatattaaatagaaaattgttgtcaaaatatgacgagttttgttgttatttgataatgtatgaatgtctaaatacaaaattatgttatcatctatatgtgtatgtatggttcaataaaatatttgtgaaaaatcgaaccaaccgaaccgaaccaaaccacattagtttggtttggtttggttcggattttttttaaaagccaaccgaaccaaaccaaagcgcacaattttttctcttgcggttcagatgattttttttcgtcaaaaccgcccaaaccgcaccgcgaacatcCCTACAACCAATGCACTTAGTGGTTAAAGATGCAAGTCATGAGTTTGATAAATGATTGATAAAGTTCCCAGATAAAGCTTCAGACAGTAACAAAGGTTGTTCAGACAAAGACAAACAAAGTAATTATCAAAAGCCTCAGGAGATCTCAAAATGGCAACACAATCACTACTACGAAACATACCTACGATGAAGATATATTACCACGTCATTTATTCACCGTAGTAATATCTTATTTTTTATGtgcatttttttttatgaagaaaCATTTCATCACGGCTTTTAAATCTAACTGTGATCATAGAAATTGGGTGACAAGCTTCGAATCCcaacatcaatatttttttttcaataaaaataagcgTGTGACccttaatattttttgttatttaaaaattaaaagtataacaACCACGATTGTTTCATTCAATCGTGGTTATTTGTTCCATATTTCGTTACGGTTGTTTCTTGCAACCGTTATGAAATTCTTTTCACTTAATATAAACATAACAAACAATTTATTTCGTTCATAACACACAAGGGTGTCCTAGCGAACAAGACGACGACAATATcaaaatcttcat includes these proteins:
- the LOC131620830 gene encoding B3 domain-containing protein Os07g0563300-like gives rise to the protein MGVEVCMNRLCKDGSSGEWKKGWSLMSGGFAKLCNKCGLAYENSVFCDVFHRHEAGWRECSNCNKPVHCGCIVSRSLFEYLDSGGVGCVSCIKISHFCPDTEKSNRLTLSTKNNASDRYAERAAGKGNLLQLCRTGEVGESSRWPHAQRDGMVSCNGPKSGEVKCRFNKEDRGYLNVMKHSSPLSRLTTSENNRPTWEETKNNMDELLSLKISLFQQEQKSHPLLTNQTKNGVTMNLEANKGLISHERIGRPYVDVKGKSQLLSRYWPRITNQELEKLSGDLKSTIVPLFEKVLSPSDAGRIGRLVLPKACAEAFLPPISQSEGVPLQFQDFKGNEWTFQFRFWPNNNSRMYVLEGVTPCIQALQLNAGDTVTFSRIEPGEKFVLGFRRATNSIDTQDGSPSAHSNGILTKGTNFSSGTKILNSLGSFSDLFQKTKGNGEPNLNGHSEHLRLGNGTYDWLKTAPSDAVINPEPLQQLVSVSEKKKTRNIGPKNKRLHIRSEDSIELRLTWEEAQYFLCPPPSVKPNLVTIEGLIFEEYDEPPVFGKRTISDTSQSSASEQLSPKEKENLLRTRKVSKKRKIGEKSKSIEQDKLSSLDALASAAILGDNLAELGESSSAGATTKHPRHRPGCSCIVCIQPPSGQGKHKPTCTCVPCETVKRRFNTYMMRRKKNRSESSEAAAFQNDQMNHRDGAGTSSGGASGQDTSHSSDEGSLNEGQLEGSLNEGQLEVVEANAAAQLDLNCHPNHEDMEMDTHNKTDYD